In one window of Chryseobacterium phocaeense DNA:
- a CDS encoding AEC family transporter, producing the protein MVNFVLIAVCIIAGMVFKATKSIHPDAHKGINTWILYLALPAVSFKYLPKVKWTAEMLFPIAATFLVAVFCFFFMMFYSKSKGYSRRSRSTLELTSGYSNTSFIGFPLISAFYGESLLSIAIICDQTMFLALSTLGIIAAVKGGSRSGKVSAAFILKRLITFPPLIGCISALILSQFIDFSSAEPIFDKLAATVSPLALFSVGLRLKFNGWKKLIPQMSASMLYKLILAPAMVLGLALLLNIKGDVAKITIFEAAMPTVVTSSIIAEQFRLNTKLTNLIIGFSIIVGFLTSAVWYQITEYFF; encoded by the coding sequence ATGGTAAATTTTGTTCTGATTGCAGTATGCATTATCGCAGGAATGGTCTTCAAGGCAACAAAATCTATCCATCCCGATGCCCATAAAGGAATAAATACCTGGATCCTTTATCTTGCGCTGCCGGCAGTTTCATTTAAATATCTTCCAAAAGTAAAATGGACGGCCGAAATGCTGTTTCCTATCGCAGCCACTTTTCTGGTTGCCGTTTTCTGCTTCTTTTTCATGATGTTCTACAGCAAAAGTAAAGGCTATTCAAGGCGCTCCAGAAGCACACTCGAACTTACGAGTGGCTACAGCAATACTTCCTTTATCGGATTTCCGCTGATTAGTGCTTTTTATGGCGAAAGTCTGTTAAGTATAGCTATTATCTGTGACCAGACCATGTTTCTGGCATTATCCACATTAGGAATTATTGCCGCGGTAAAAGGGGGCAGCAGGTCAGGAAAAGTAAGCGCCGCATTTATTCTCAAAAGATTGATTACATTTCCTCCGCTGATAGGCTGTATTTCGGCTCTGATATTATCGCAGTTCATCGATTTCTCCTCTGCAGAACCAATTTTTGATAAGCTGGCCGCAACGGTAAGCCCGCTGGCATTATTTTCTGTAGGGCTTCGGCTGAAATTCAACGGATGGAAGAAACTCATTCCACAGATGTCCGCTTCCATGCTTTATAAACTGATTCTGGCCCCGGCGATGGTGCTGGGACTGGCTCTGTTGCTCAATATAAAAGGCGATGTAGCAAAAATTACAATCTTTGAGGCTGCCATGCCTACCGTGGTTACCTCCAGCATTATCGCAGAACAATTCAGACTGAATACCAAACTCACCAACTTGATTATTGGCTTCAGCATCATTGTGGGTTTCCTCACTTCAGCCGTCTGGTACCAGATCACAGAATATTTTTTTTAA
- a CDS encoding beta-mannosidase gives MNRSILLIVLFMMNMMTAQKTERNLSSENWQFKNTNEQSWLPAKIPGMVHLDLMHHKIIPDPFKDENEKKVQWVENEDWEYQTRFKVTAEELKNQHIDLVFNGLDTFSEIYLNGKLLQKTDNMFRKWEIPVKSYLKAGDNELKIKFSSAVKEGKELAKAVPFTMPESPRSFVRKAQYHFGWDWGPRLLTTGIWKDVQLEFWNTAKIRNIQVQQHHVTEALAEISFNMKILADEEGPYQVELNKQNQSVQLKKGLNTVSVPFKIKNPKLWQPNGWGDPHLYNFKISLSKNKNSLDQKNITTGLRTVELIQEKDAAGKSFYFKVNGKPMYAKGTNWIPAESFSPAMTKEKYHKLIKDTKDANMNMIRVWGGGIYEDDEFYKACDENGILVWQDFMFAGSFYPADEAFLMNVKEEVKEQVERLQNHPSIALWCGNNEVDEAIVNWGYQKQFKYSKEDSLQVWKDYKKLFQEVIPDILKENLTPDKNIYWPSSPSVGWGHKESLTEGDSHYWGVWWGEQPFEIYNEKVGRFMSEYGFQGMPTLETVKSMFSGTPDLSVQNSVIKAHEKHSRGWEIINEYMKRDYKIPSDFVQYNYISQLLQARGMRIAVEAHRRAKPYNMGTLYWQLNDCWPVVSWSSIDYLGNWKALHYQMKRSFEQQVVLTEELAGNLNFFAVNDGLKVFNTNDLEIKVIDFSGKVLKETKTLSKGKLLDGILKFSPVQIKDLLSESERNKVFLELTMKAKDGKTVAVGSHFFSKPKDLELTKPGIKIKRISANEIEVSTEVLAKDVYLIGDTHFSDNFFDLLPNTSKKIRLSKPAEKIDVLSLWDVIKN, from the coding sequence ATGAATAGATCTATCCTTTTAATTGTCCTTTTTATGATGAATATGATGACTGCACAGAAAACTGAACGAAATTTATCTTCAGAAAACTGGCAGTTCAAAAATACAAATGAACAAAGCTGGCTGCCGGCGAAAATTCCGGGAATGGTTCATCTTGACCTGATGCATCATAAGATCATTCCCGATCCTTTCAAAGATGAAAATGAGAAAAAAGTACAATGGGTAGAAAATGAGGACTGGGAGTATCAGACCCGTTTTAAAGTTACAGCGGAAGAACTTAAAAATCAGCATATTGATCTAGTCTTTAACGGACTGGACACTTTTTCAGAGATTTATCTTAATGGAAAACTCCTTCAGAAAACGGACAATATGTTCAGAAAATGGGAAATTCCAGTGAAAAGTTATTTGAAAGCGGGAGATAATGAATTGAAAATTAAATTCAGCTCTGCGGTCAAAGAAGGTAAAGAGCTGGCAAAAGCTGTTCCGTTCACCATGCCGGAATCTCCAAGGAGTTTTGTAAGAAAAGCACAGTATCACTTTGGCTGGGACTGGGGACCAAGATTGTTAACAACAGGAATTTGGAAAGATGTACAACTGGAATTCTGGAATACTGCAAAAATCAGAAATATTCAGGTTCAGCAACATCACGTAACGGAAGCTTTAGCAGAAATCTCTTTTAATATGAAGATTCTTGCAGATGAAGAAGGACCATATCAGGTGGAACTGAATAAACAAAATCAAAGTGTTCAGCTTAAAAAAGGGCTCAACACCGTTTCTGTTCCGTTCAAAATTAAAAATCCAAAACTATGGCAGCCGAATGGGTGGGGAGATCCTCATCTTTACAACTTTAAAATCAGCCTTTCGAAAAATAAAAATTCTTTAGACCAGAAAAATATAACAACAGGGCTGAGAACGGTAGAATTGATTCAGGAAAAAGACGCTGCAGGAAAATCATTCTATTTCAAAGTAAATGGAAAGCCTATGTATGCAAAAGGAACCAACTGGATTCCGGCAGAAAGCTTTTCACCGGCGATGACCAAAGAAAAATACCACAAGCTGATTAAAGATACCAAAGATGCGAATATGAATATGATCCGGGTCTGGGGTGGCGGAATTTATGAAGATGATGAATTTTACAAAGCCTGTGATGAAAATGGTATTCTGGTATGGCAGGATTTTATGTTTGCAGGAAGCTTTTATCCGGCTGACGAAGCTTTTTTAATGAACGTAAAAGAAGAAGTAAAGGAGCAGGTGGAAAGACTTCAGAATCACCCGTCTATTGCATTATGGTGCGGAAATAATGAAGTGGATGAAGCCATCGTCAATTGGGGCTATCAGAAACAGTTCAAATATTCAAAAGAAGATTCACTGCAGGTCTGGAAAGACTATAAAAAACTCTTCCAAGAAGTGATTCCAGATATCTTAAAAGAAAACCTCACTCCTGATAAGAACATCTATTGGCCGAGCTCTCCTTCTGTCGGATGGGGACATAAAGAAAGCCTAACAGAAGGAGATTCCCATTATTGGGGCGTCTGGTGGGGAGAGCAGCCGTTTGAGATCTATAATGAAAAAGTTGGAAGGTTCATGTCTGAATATGGCTTTCAGGGAATGCCGACGCTGGAAACTGTAAAATCTATGTTTTCAGGAACTCCCGATCTGAGTGTTCAGAATTCCGTGATTAAAGCCCATGAAAAACATAGCAGAGGCTGGGAAATCATCAATGAATACATGAAAAGGGATTATAAAATTCCGTCAGATTTTGTACAATACAATTATATCTCTCAATTGCTGCAGGCCCGTGGAATGAGAATCGCCGTTGAAGCCCACCGCCGCGCAAAACCTTACAATATGGGAACCCTCTACTGGCAGCTGAATGATTGCTGGCCGGTAGTTTCATGGTCATCCATTGATTATCTGGGCAACTGGAAAGCGCTGCATTACCAAATGAAAAGAAGCTTTGAACAGCAGGTTGTTTTAACTGAAGAACTGGCCGGAAATTTAAACTTTTTTGCGGTTAATGATGGGTTAAAAGTATTTAATACTAATGACTTAGAAATAAAAGTGATTGATTTTAGCGGAAAAGTTTTAAAAGAAACCAAAACACTTTCAAAAGGAAAACTTCTGGACGGTATTCTGAAGTTCAGTCCGGTTCAGATAAAAGATTTGCTCTCGGAATCCGAAAGGAATAAAGTCTTTTTGGAACTTACCATGAAGGCCAAAGATGGGAAGACTGTAGCTGTCGGTTCTCATTTCTTTTCCAAACCAAAAGACCTTGAATTGACGAAGCCTGGGATAAAAATTAAAAGAATTTCTGCAAATGAAATCGAGGTTTCCACAGAGGTTCTGGCGAAAGATGTCTATCTGATCGGAGACACTCATTTCAGTGATAATTTCTTTGATCTCCTTCCCAATACTTCAAAAAAGATCAGACTTTCAAAACCTGCTGAGAAAATTGACGTTCTGAGCCTTTGGGATGTAATAAAAAATTAA